The proteins below are encoded in one region of Pomacea canaliculata isolate SZHN2017 linkage group LG7, ASM307304v1, whole genome shotgun sequence:
- the LOC112568533 gene encoding mucin-5AC-like isoform X1, with protein sequence MSVGRCLLVVVLAQVCAGELQKPYHDCPRYVAEGATLSCTCSVADTGSQVTSLLWVGMSSTSRLTVANVTRRNNGTVYTCRLTQGGQTSETSYTLQVAYGPFDNLTSIVQSPSPLLTNGSMSLNFTCICTEVNPEPLYSWTVTCVNPVQGSNVCVYVPKVPNEDGIRVGCSVMSQFFDGLTLPKTAYSLTNMSLQYPPAIAPNISVSTGQSLATGDNLTCTVTGGKPVVSRVTFSCYNLSVTVQSDIIITDSVDVVQQSSVSSPLTVPSSGSSSVRCICTAEWTPQPDLYRLSTSVDLQLLYPPTTAPVIAGYTQGQAMVYGDTLSCTVYGGKPIVSRVTFSCFNSADLSHTNDVISDQNDTVGASSVSSPLSIPRAVTFNITCTCRAVWMPRPELYAQSSSVTIPIQYPPSAEPVISGYTPSQALAPQSTLVCTVSGGQPLVSEVIFSCFNVTDLTRSTPILVDQTDSTNASSVSSSLTVPLLLLSQIVCSCRAVWLPRRDMYTQNTTATVALQYPPSTSPVISGYTPGETKIAGDNLNCTVSGGVPLVTKVNFSCFNASDTSLVTPVVVDQLDTVSGSAVSSQVTIPGSGTSSVSCVCSAVWSPVLQAYTATANVTVPVQYPPSQDPVISGYTDGQTLKPGDSISCSVAGGNPLVSQVIFSCYNLSDVTYVSPVVTDQQDNKTLTAVTSSVTVPFAGLTDVRCVCSATWSPRPSLYTRNTGVSIALQYPPYAAPVISGYRAGREVVTGDSLVCTVSGGKPLVSNVTLTCSSVTTPSVVLISDGPDTTGVTNVTSSVTIPASVTSDVTCVCTAVWAPQPGYYLLLDSVNLTVKYPPSQDPVIAGYTPGQTLTSGDRLNCSVAGGNPLVSQVIFSCPNILPDQPDTSQSAAVFSSLTIPSTAMTDAVCTCRAEWSPKPQLYTRNTSIVISTNYPPSMPPAITGYGAGYTVVTGDNLTCSVNGGRPLVSRVFFSCFSVSDVINDQPDVTLSTSVTSSVTIPTQNTNVLTCACRADWSPRLEAYPWNTTVNIQVLYPPSSSPVISGYTEGQPMNTGGTLSCAVTGGSPLVSSVIFQCVDSTNPGRVVFSDQADTVVQPTVYSQLTVSDTTVYAVTCSCRAVWTPKEALYSLTKSAQVILQNPPSSAPVISGYTPGQQIVVGSILTCTVTGGNPLVSQVVFTCYSPANIAVMADEPDTFGQTSVSSRVTFPETDFFNVTCVCSAVWSPRPETYSLTSSINIQLQYIPPYPPQISGYRQGDELSPGNTLLCSVIGGNPLVSAVTFSCFNSNDTAQSVTIIPDQHDTVTNSSVSSPLTIIDTSSSSLRCTCSATWSPRPLWYLTTAIITFNVRSKAKILSFTINNVSGNVTLNETDKRTATLSCLVQGRPQPTITLYKTGYASISSISTTGSAGSADITNVQCENMGDYSCRAENGFPEIAQQTVKLIVNCAPRRADSYSSVIQTLTSSGLTFNLLSNPKPDTFSYAYLGSSGSDKATTGSYSALFNASCSKATVLDPLVTCQVNATGQPVTTGGVYSLHVANAYGSFEFLFRAEQQAAITEDSNNRSDTLAAAIAGGVVAAVVLIFVIVILTVFFCMGRKHKKMHISSRSRLTDDSRRNEAFLNRHHYPDASSGFYDFTNSVYIADGGMVETRPPNDSLYSRGSHPAHGSVSSKRSAPANGSVSSKRGLLVNGSVSSKRSLPANGSVSSKQSLPANGSVSSKKTTPTMSSEFFEYKDIAGFRKSESKALQESGYSTLSGASGQERASSSRPPSIADDSDKRSIASTTNGKVRFILPSEKESSEEPLYASVNKKPNAGPTSQNAVTSGTSTSKTEPVTSSNNGGKGSAGQNNSANSFTSNRDSAKRQRLHGSIIKVDQPAVKKSNLKQSGNPR encoded by the exons ATGTCGGTCGGGAGGTGTTTACTTGTTGTGGTTCTGGCACAAGTATGCGCAG GTGAACTCCAGAAACCGTACCATGATTGTCCGCGTTACGTAGCCGAGGGCGCTACTCTCAGCTGCACGTGCTCTGTGGCAGACACTGGATCTCAGGTGACGTCGTTACTGTGGGTCGGGATGTCGAGTACGTCACGACTGACCGTTGCCAACGTGACACGCAGAAACAACGGAACGGTTTACACGTGTAGGCTGACACAGGGTGGTCAAACATCCGAAACCAGCTACACACTACAAGTAGCTT ACGGTCCGTTCGATAACTTGACTTCCATTGTTCAGTCACCGTCTCCACTACTTACTAACGGGTCCATGTCCTTAAACTTTACCTGCATCTGCACTGAAGTCAACCCTGAGCCTTTGTACAGTTGGACCGTTACATGTGTGAATCCAGTCCAGGGAAGCAATGTTTGTGTCTACGTCCCTAAGGTCCCGAATGAGGACGGCATACGCGTGGGCTGCTCTGTCATGTCGCAGTTTTTTGACGGCTTGACACTTCCCAAAACAGCTTATAGTCTTACGAACATGAGCTTGCAAT ATCCACCAGCAATAGCCCCGAATATATCAGTGAGCACTGGACAATCACTTGCCACGGGAGACAACTTGACTTGCACTGTTACTGGCGGTAAGCCCGTCGTGTCGCGAGTGACTTTCTCTTGCTACAACTTGAGTGTCACCGTCCAGTCCGACATCATCATCACGGACAGCGTGGATGTCGTGCAGCAGTCGTCTGTGTCCAGTCCACTGACCGTCCCGTCTTCTGGATCATCCAGTGTCCGGTGCATCTGTACTGCAGAGTGGACACCGCAGCCTGACTTGTACAGACTGTCAACAAGTGTCGACCTGCAGCTTTTGT ATCCACCCACTACTGCCCCAGTAATAGCAGGCTACACACAGGGTCAGGCCATGGTGTATGGCGACACGCTCTCCTGCACTGTCTACGGAGGAAAACCAATTGTCTCACGAGTTACTTTCTCCTGCTTCAACTCTGCGGACCTCTCCCACACCAATGACGTCATTTCCGATCAAAACGACACGGTGGGCGCCTCGTCTGTGTCCAGTCCTCTGTCCATACCCCGGGCCGTGACCTTTAACATCACGTGTACCTGTCGGGCTGTGTGGATGCCCAGACCTGAGCTATACGCACAATCTTCCAGCGTAACTATTCCTATACAAT ATCCACCATCTGCTGAACCCGTCATCTCCGGTTACACACCCAGCCAGGCTTTGGCCCCACAAAGTACCCTGGTCTGCACCGTGTCAGGCGGTCAGCCCCTGGTGTCAGAAGTTATCTTCTCTTGCTTTAACGTCACCGACCTGACTCGGTCTACCCCGATTCTTGTTGACCAGACAGACTCCACGAATGCATCATCGGTGTCCAGTTCTTTGACCGTGcccttgttgttgctgtcacagATAGTTTGCTCATGTCGGGCAGTCTGGCTCCCACGCCGCGACATGTACACCCAAAACACTACCGCCACGGTAGCACTGCAGT ATCCACCCAGCACCAGTCCCGTCATTTCGGGCTACACCCCAGGGGAGACAAAGATTGCGGGAGACAACCTCAACTGCACAGTGTCAGGCGGAGTGCCTCTAGTGACAAAAGTGAACTTCTCTTGTTTCAACGCCTCTGACACGTCACTAGTGACGCCGGTTGTTGTTGACCAGTTGGACACAGTCTCGGGGTCAGCGGTGTCCAGTCAAGTGACGATCCCGGGGTCTGGTACGTCCAGCGTGAGCTGTGTTTGCAGTGCTGTGTGGTCCCCAGTGCTTCAGGCGTACACGGCAACAGCCAACGTCACTGTACCCGTCCAGT acCCTCCCAGTCAAGATCCTGTCATATCCGGTTACACGGACGGACAGACGCTCAAGCCCGGAGACTCAATATCCTGTAGTGTTGCTGGAGGTAACCCGCTCGTCTCCCAAGTTATCTTCTCCTGCTATAACTTGTCGGATGTGACGTACGTGAGTCCCGTGGTGACGGACCAGCAGGACAACAAGACGCTGACCGCAGTGACCAGCTCCGTGACGGTCCCCTTTGCCGGGCTGACTGACGTCAGGTGTGTCTGCAGCGCCACCTGGTCACCCAGACCATCGTTGTACACGAGGAACACAGGGGTCAGCATCGCCCTGCAGT ATCCTCCATATGCGGCACCTGTGATATCAGGCTACAGAGCCGGGCGTGAGGTTGTCACAGGGGACAGCCTTGTGTGCACCGTGTCGGGGGGAAAACCCCTAGTCTCCAACGTCACCTTGACCTGCTCCAGTGTCACGACGCCCTCTGTGGTGCTGATCAGTGACGGGCCGGACACCACAGGAGTCACGAATGTCACCAGCTCTGTGACGATTCCAGCATCAGTGACGTCAGATGTGACGTGCGTGTGTACAGCTGTGTGGGCGCCGCAACCTGGGTACTACCTGCTGCTCGACTCTGTCAACCTCACCGTCAAAT ACCCTCCCAGTCAGGATCCTGTCATAGCCGGGTATACCCCAGGACAGACCCTGACCTCCGGTGACCGCCTCAATTGTAGTGTTGCGGGTGGCAACCCTCTGGTCTCTCAGGTTATCTTTTCGTGTCCTAACATCCTACCTGACCAACCAGACACGTCACAGTCCGCTGCAGTCTTCAGCTCGCTGACCATTCCATCGACAGCCATGACAGACGCTGTGTGCACGTGTCGTGCTGAGTGGAGTCCTAAACCACAGCTGTACACGAGAAATACAAGCATAGTCATCAGCACTAATT ATCCTCCCAGCATGCCTCCCGCAATAACCGGCTACGGAGCAGGCTACACCGTAGTAACGGGAGACAACCTGACATGCAGTGTCAATGGCGGCAGGCCCTTAGTCTCAagagttttcttttcctgctttAGTGTCAGTGATGTCATCAACGACCAGCCAGACGTCACACTTTCTACGTCAGTCACAAGTTCCGTCACCATTCCTACgcaaaatacaaatgttttgaCGTGCGCGTGTCGTGCTGACTGGTCCCCGAGGCTGGAGGCTTACCCCTGGAATACTACAGTCAACATACAAGTCTTAT ATCCTCCCAGCAGCTCGCCAGTGATATCAGGCTACACGGAGGGTCAGCCGATGAACACGGGAGGGACCCTGTCTTGTGCTGTCACCGGCGGAAGTCCCCTCGTCTCCAGTGTTATCTTCCAGTGCGTCGACTCGACTAACCCAGGGAGAGTGGTGTTCTCAGACCAGGCGGACACTGTGGTGCAGCCCACGGTGTACAGTCAGCTGACCGTCTCGGACACAACTGTGTACGCAGTCACCTGCTCGTGCCGGGCGGTGTGGACACCCAAGGAGGCTCTTTATTCTCTGACAAAATCTGCTCAGGTGATCTTGCAAA ATCCCCCATCGAGTGCACCTGTGATATCCGGGTACACCCCAGGCCAGCAGATTGTTGTTGGCAGCATCCTCACCTGCACCGTCACGGGAGGTAATCCACTCGTGTCACAAGTTGTCTTTACCTGCTACAGTCCTGCCAACATTGCTGTCATGGCAGATGAACCTGACACTTTTGGGCAGACCTCAGTGTCCAGCAGAGTTACCTTCCCTGAGACAGACTTCTTtaatgtcacgtgtgtgtgtagcgCCGTCTGGTCCCCGAGACCAGAAACATACAGTCTGACCTCCAGCATCAATATTCAGCTGCAGT ATATCCCGCCATACCCTCCGCAAATCTCTGGCTACAGACAAGGGGATGAACTCTCACCGGGAAACACTCTCCTTTGCTCCGTCATCGGTGGGAATCCCCTGGTTTCCGCGGTGACCTTCTCTTGTTTTAATTCAAACGACACTGCTCAGTCCGTTACAATCATCCCAGATCAGCACGACACCGTGACAAACTCATCAGTGTCCAGCCCTCTGACCATCATCGACACCTCATCGTCTTCCTTGAGATGTACCTGCAGCGCCACCTGGTCTCCACGACCCCTCTGGTACCTCACGACTGCGATCATCACGTTCAACGTCAGGT CCAAAGCGAAAATATTGTCGTTCACCATCAACAACGTGTCAGGAAATGTAACTCTGAACGAAACGGACAAAAGAACGGCGACTCTGTCTTGCCTTGTTCAAGGCCGACCCCAGCCCACCATCACACTCTACAAGACAGGATACGCCAGCATCTCGTCCATCTCCACTACGGGGTCAGCGGGGTCAGCCGACATCACTAACGTCCAATGCGAGAACATGGGAGATTACTCTTGTAGGGCCGAAAACGGATTTCCTGAAATTGCTCAACAGACAGTAAAACTGATCGTCAACT GTGCCCCCCGACGTGCAGACAGCTACTCCTCTGTCATCCAAACTCTCACAAGCAGCGGCCTCACCTTCAACCTTTTGTCCAACCCAAAGCCGGACACCTTCTCGTACGCTTATCTCGGAAGCAGCGGAAGTGACAAGGCGACTACGGGAAGTTACTCCGCGCTCTTCAATGCTTCTTGCAGCAAGGCTACCGTGCTTGACCCGCTGGTCACGTGTCAGGTCAACGCTACAGGACAACCTGTGACCACCGGCGGCGTGTACAGTCTCCACGTGGCCAACGCCTATGGATCCTTTGAATTTTTGTTCCGCGCAGAGCAGCAAG CTGCCATAACGGAGGATTCTAATAATAGAAGTGACACTCTTGCTGCTGCCATCGCCGGTGGTGTCGTTGCTGCGGTTGTCCTAATCTTCGTTATTGTCATCCTcactgtgtttttctgtatggGCAGAAAGCACAAAAAGA tGCACATATCGTCCCGCTCACGACTAACCGACG ATTCAAGACGCAATGAGGCTTTCCTCAATCGTCATCATTATCCTGATG CATCTTCAGGTTTTTACGACTTCACAAACAGCGTCTACATTGCTGACGGCGGCATGGTAGAAACCCGGCCACCAAACGATTCCCTCTATTCCAGAGGATCACATCCAGCACACGGCTCTGTTTCCTCCAAGCGGTCTGCTCCAGCGAACGGTTCCGTGTCCTCCAAACGGGGCCTCCTAGTCAATGGTTCCGTGTCCTCCAAACGGTCCCTCCCAGCCAACGGCTCCGTCTCCTCAAAACAGTCCCTCCCAGCCAACGGTTCTGTCTCGTCCAAAAAGACCACACCTACGATGAGCAGCGAGTTCTTCGAGTACAAGGACATCGCCGGTTTCCGCAAAAGCGAATCAAAGGCCTTGCAGGAGTCAGGATATTCCACACTAAGCGGCGCTTCCGGCCAAGAACGAGCATCCAGCTCCAGACCACCAAGCATCGCCGATGACTCTGACAAGCGTAGCATCGCCTCGACAACGAACGGCAAAGTCCGATTCATCCTTCCCAGCGAGAAAGAGTCCTCCGAAGAACCTCTGTACGCCTCGGTCAACAAGAAACCTAATGCAGGACCGACCTCGCAGAATGCGGTGACTTCCGGGACCAGCACGAGCAAGACGGagccagtgacgtcatcgaATAATGGCGGCAAGGGTAGTGCTGGTCAGAACAACTCTGCTAACAGTTTCACTTCCAATAGAGACTCGGCCAAGAGGCAGAGACTGCACGGGTCCATCATCAAAGTGGACCAGCCTGCTGTGAAAAAGAGCAACCTGAAGCAATCAGGTAATCCTCGTTGA